In one window of Mytilus galloprovincialis chromosome 6, xbMytGall1.hap1.1, whole genome shotgun sequence DNA:
- the LOC143080635 gene encoding uncharacterized protein LOC143080635, translating to MKKYGFSTNPEKNHNCFRLRQSVSKRRFSDWESPLFQAQNDSDQVYFMVGMDQPQKRKKGNESSEQDQAPKKRKCLQKYKDSYTTLWPCLRPSKKGECMVYCTVCNSDFSCGHAGKNDCLRHVKGKQHKDLSQLKESYSTMTSFMKFNDVELNRQRATTKAEVMMCELIAELNLPLSSADTFNKAFKLMFPDSKIAGDMKCARNKATAILLDLSKINQKTLSDRLQSAPFSISTDGSNDITSKQYPLVVRTRDPGTGLVNSELLSIPVCTESASGENIFNIMNKDLSDRNISWDNCLALGSDNASVMTGCNKGVFKFVKDKQPSVFMSGCVLHLIHIAAKKAADALPAIDDVLIDIYYFFNKSDTRKMNFKGSQDLFNLEQKRMLKHVSVRWLSIGRCLDRMLVNWDALKDYFKKEHDSLEKKKEAKKTKDTKDQSKNKSTTTSSKKGTNTKSVGSKEQNKEGIPQKAEPSYAEVKVETIFTFIKSPTNKLYAIFLSYTVKLYDEVLKNLQAEDPQIHKVRGALHSVMRNLLSRFVKPAAMVGKSVDEVQYTLGYNQKVDSELVIGNAAKDFIRDKEKNHLRDHRIVEFYKAARQYFINACNYIMTKLPLNDPVLIHAEIADTDKQSTAKQSSIEFFAKRFPVLIPDGATMDTLTEQFVLYQTQDLATELEAFDRVDEKWNAIGQIKDTGGNLMFNHLAQFCLGILCIPHSSAHCERVFSVVRKNRTDQRASLGDQTLEALLVNKSKPGNPCDNARKHNNATLDRLKSAYYNHLNS from the exons ATGAAAAAGTACGGATTTTCTACCAACccggaaaaaaatcataattgctTCCGTTTACGGCAATCGGTATCTAAAAGGCGCTTTTCTGACTGGGAATCTCCGCTCTTTCAAGCGCAAAATGATAGCGATCAAGTTTATTTCATGGTCGGCATGGATCAGCCTCAAAAACGCAAAAAAGGCAATGAAAGTTCTGAACAAGACCAAGCGCCTAAGAAAAGGAAATGCCTTCAAAAGTACAAAGACTCGTATACAACTCTCTGGCCTTGCCTCCGGCCATCCAAGAAAGGAGAGTGTATGGTCTATTGCACAGTATGCAATTCTGATTTTAGCTGCGGACATGCAGGAAAAAATGACTGTCTACGACATGTGAAAGGCAAACAACACAAGGATCTGTCTCAGCTGAAAGAGTCATACTCGACTATGACCAGCTTTATGAAATTTAATGATGTTGAACTGAACCGGCAACGTGCCACCACTAAAGCAGAGGTTATGATGTGCGAGTTGATAGCAGAACTAAACCTACCCCTGTCATCTGCCGATACATTCAACAAAGCATTTAAACTGATGTTTCCCGATTCCAAAATCGCAGGAG ATATGAAGTGTGCAAGGAATAAAGCAACAGCAATTCTTCTTGATCtgtcaaaaataaatcaaaaaacaTTGAGTGACAGACTACAGTCAGCCCCCTTCAGCATAAGTACCGATGGGTCCAATGATATAACAAGTAAACAATACCCCTTGGTAGTTCGTACAAGAGATCCTGGGACAGGATTGGTGAACTCAGAACTTTTGTCTATACCTGTGTGCACTGAGTCAGCATCAGGTGAAAACATTTTCAACATAATGAATAAGGACCTTTCTGACAGAAACATTAGTTGGGATAACTGCTTAGCATTAGGTTCTGACAATGCCAGTGTCATGACAGGGTGTAACAAAGGCGTCTTCAAATTTGTTAAAGACAAGCAACCCAGTGTTTTCATGTCTGGGTGTGTGCTACATTTAATACACATAGCAGCCAAGAAGGCTGCAGATGCTTTACCAGCTATAGACGATGTATTGATTGATATATACTACTTTTTTAACAAAAGTGATACTCGGAAGATGAATTTCAAAGGCTCTCAGGACCTCTTCAATTTGGAACAAAAAAGAATGCTCAAACATGTATCAGTAAGATGGCTCAGTATTGGAAGGTGCCTTGATAGAATGCTTGTAAATTGGGATGCTCTGAAGGACTACTTCAAGAAGGAACATGATTCACTTGAAAAGAAGAAAGAAGCAAagaaaacaaaggacacaaaagATCAGtctaaaaataaaagtacaaCCACAAGtagtaaaaaag GTACAAACACAAAATCAGTCGGAAGTAAAGAACAAAACAAAGAAGGGATCCCTCAGAAAGCTGAGCCATCTTATGCAGAAGTTAAAGTGGAGActatatttacatttataaagtCACCAACAAACAAACTATATGCTATATTTCTAAGCTATACAGTTAAGTTGTATGATGAAGTCTTAAAAAATCTTCAAGCTGAAGATCCTCAGATTCATAAGGTCAGAGGTGCCTTACATTCTGTAATGCGTAATCTCTTGTCACGTTTTGTTAAACCTGCAGCTATGGTTGGCAAGTCTGTAGACGAAGTTCAATATACACTTGGATACAACCAAAAGGTTGACAGTGAGTTGGTTATTGGTAATGCTGCAAAGGATTTCATAAGGGACAAGGAAAAGAACCATCTTCGGGACCACCGCATTGTAGAATTCTACAAAGCTGCACGACAGTACTTCATCAATGCTTGTAATTACATTATGACAAAACTTCCCTTGAATGATCCTGTGCTTATACATGCAGAAATAGCAGATACAGACAAGCAATCTACTGCTAAACAGTCATCCATTGAATTCTTTGCTAAAAGGTTCCCTGTGCTCATACCAGATGGGGCTACAATGGATACATTAACTGAACAATTTGTCTTGTATCAAACACAAGATCTAGCAACAGAACTGGAAGCATTTGACAGAGTGGATGAAAAATGGAATGCCATTGGACAAATAAAAGATACAGGTGGAAACCTGATGTTCAACCATTTAGCCCAATTTTGTCTTGGGATTTTGTGCATTCCACACAGCAGTGCACATTGTGAAAGGGTATTTTCTGTTGTGAGGAAAAACAGAACTGACCAAAGAGCATCTTTAGGGGACCAAACTTTGGAGGCATTGCTAGTTAACAAATCAAAACCAGGAAATCCATGTGATAATGCAAGGAAACATAATAATGCAACCCTGGATAGACTCAAAAGTGCCTACTACAATCACCTAAATTCTTAA
- the LOC143080636 gene encoding protein IMPACT-like, with protein sequence MTETNFERQKEEIEALTSIYGDDWLMISDHEYNIHITVENDQSHGVNLEIILTDGYPKDGPPNYQISAPWLKGESRQKIENALNDVYLENLGESLIYLWVEKIRELVQETLETGNKSPSENVSSDEEFCFGDEDIRLAQLELTSPESIEQADDGSDWECPVITSGEVLVDRNSRFVGHIATVLHVKQTKLMLSSLKENKKIAAATHNIYACRILKDEHGGHPTFYQMCEDDGETHAGSRLLHLLQIVDARNVMVVVTRWYGGVHLGPDRFKHINNCARILLDQHGFIRSKDEKKGPKSSSGGKKKKK encoded by the exons AAAGAAGAGATAGAAGCTTTGACGTCTATTTATGGAGATGATTGGCTTATGATTAGTGATCATGAATATAACATACACATAACTGTTGAAAATGACCAATCTCATGGGGTCAATTTAGAA ataattttaacGGATGGCTATCCAAAAGATGGTCCACCTAATTACCAGATAAG TGCACCATGGTTGAAAGGAGAGTCAAGGCAAAAGATTGAAAATGCTCTCAATGATGTTTACTT AGAAAATCTTGGTGAAAGTCTAATATACCTATGGGTAGAAAAGATTAGAGAATTAGTTCAAGAAACACTTGAAACTG GAAATAAATCACCAAGTGAAAATGTTTCCTCAGACGAAGAATTCTGTTTTGGAGATGAAGACATTCGTCTCGCTCAATTGGAACTTACATCTCCTGAATCGATAGAACAAGCAGACGATGGCTCAG aTTGGGAGTGTCCTGTTATTACATCAGGGGAGGTTCTTGTTGACAGAAACAGTAGATTTGTAGGTCACATTGCAACAGTATTGCATGTTAAACAG acAAAATTGATGCTGTCTTCTTTGAAAGAAAACAAGAAGATAGCGGCTGCTACACATAATATATATGCCTGTAGAATATTAAAGGATGAACATGGAGGTCACCCTACATTCTATCAGATGTGTGAAGATGATGGAGAAACTCACGCTGGCTCACGGCTACTTCATTTATTGCAG ATAGTAGATGCCAGAAATGTAATGGTGGTAGTCACAAGATGGTATGGTGGTGTACATTTAGGTCCTGATAGATTTAAACATATTAATAACTGTGCAAGAATACTACTAGATCAACATGGCTTTATCAGATCCAAA gATGAAAAGAAAGGACCAAAGAGTTCATCAGGtgggaagaaaaagaaaaagtaa